The proteins below come from a single Chitinophaga pinensis DSM 2588 genomic window:
- a CDS encoding glycosyltransferase — MGILLYSLFNPANIGNKPLYWLMMSGIIYFCLKVLHEWYHYFCISMPVRPRTKINPTVDIFTTFCAGEPYEMIIETLTAMQAITYPHTTWLCDEADDPYLIAVCQRLGVRHVTRTNRKDAKAGNINNALQYATGELCVVMDPDHVPIPEFLDRVVPYFIDPEIGFVQIVQAYGNIGDNIIAKGAAQQTFQFYGPMMMTMNTYGTVQAIGANCTFRRSALDAIGGHAAGLAEDMHTAMQLHAKGWKSVYVPEVLTLGLVPSTLSAYYKQQLKWARGTFELLVTTYPRLFRKFTWRQKLHYGTLPFHYCSGVMSFINFLVPVLALVLDIIPCQFDLLSFGIISIPFLASTILVRHFVQRWVMAEEESGFHIVGGLLQIGTWWIYVLGLFYTIIRKKVPYIPTPKDDKEGTSWKLFIPNGIVLLVSITAIIYGLWLDWNPYSWVMAGIAFINCLIMLFNILAGIWKGRMSNVAPQTTMEVIYHHYYAVKVRLWKFRHGVYVMMRKSAMSLTLIVCGFTSWFIYEDNKPPPAYQSAHAYKEDVFYTGIFSPADSSGMTAMEHVMHYVAVKGTPFNIISCYIPWGDMPACLPDDSLMNEIYSFHAVPMITWEPWAALFKDQFKDDELRNELKIMTHISNGNFDGYLQQFTQRIIALRRPVFIRFAHEPDNPAYPWSTKGHNKAAEYIAAWRYVHDFFQRAGARNVVWVWNPWKATAANRYFPGREYVDWLAVTMLNYGRLNPDGQWYNFSQLYQPFHTQALFRSGLPVMIAETGSLAREPGQSGWLQDAFADITDHFPEVKATILFNSSFDKNTVGNTHVDMLNWELLEPSAPLSLLNDLQKNSAAPINRPVMLPAVNVVKHRQNTLLSDTIRGVIYSKGIPWFRNHHTLTRKEVMTDLQSMQRIGINTIRRYGPGVYDHNIFSVAADLGMQIQYGFWLPEPTIEQGLEEWPEAYIRSVVNTVRKNKDNNNIIGWHLGNNYWEALDDSYIAPSLLYHQDQYIHWLRKLVRQIKAVDPGRPVTLDVPEGHRFSLTVQTIADAIPELSAIGLVSPKDPGGGSITVTDIPYFFSGINADNYISSNRKGPVFIDAWQDAQTRDAITFNGLTDLYGHYKPDAVRLAQYWHGSVDAPALPAIKILKPAKVTDPGAVLTYSALISEKGQWNLDGYFDPSLHFEWYLYKTDGWENGIYMEHAGSGPVLHLHIPESPELYRLYLVAGKGQYVTTALSNLNTPLIK, encoded by the coding sequence CCGGAGAGCCGTATGAGATGATCATAGAAACACTCACCGCCATGCAGGCTATTACCTATCCTCATACCACCTGGCTCTGTGATGAAGCCGATGATCCCTATCTCATAGCCGTATGTCAACGACTGGGCGTACGGCACGTCACCAGGACCAACCGTAAAGATGCCAAAGCAGGTAATATCAATAATGCCCTACAATATGCTACCGGCGAACTATGTGTTGTGATGGATCCGGATCACGTACCGATCCCGGAATTCCTCGATCGCGTAGTGCCTTACTTTATTGATCCGGAGATAGGATTTGTGCAGATCGTACAGGCATATGGTAATATCGGCGATAATATCATTGCCAAAGGCGCCGCCCAGCAAACCTTTCAGTTCTATGGTCCCATGATGATGACCATGAACACTTACGGTACGGTACAGGCAATAGGCGCGAACTGTACCTTCCGACGCAGCGCACTCGACGCTATCGGTGGTCATGCTGCCGGACTTGCAGAAGATATGCATACCGCCATGCAATTACACGCCAAAGGCTGGAAATCAGTCTATGTACCGGAAGTACTAACCCTTGGATTGGTGCCTTCTACTCTCTCTGCTTACTATAAACAACAGCTGAAATGGGCAAGAGGAACGTTTGAGTTACTGGTCACTACCTATCCCAGATTGTTCCGGAAATTTACCTGGCGACAAAAACTGCATTATGGTACACTCCCTTTTCATTATTGCTCAGGAGTCATGTCTTTTATCAACTTCCTGGTGCCGGTGCTCGCGCTGGTACTGGATATCATCCCCTGTCAGTTCGATCTGCTTTCATTCGGTATTATCAGTATTCCTTTTCTGGCCAGTACGATACTGGTAAGACATTTTGTACAACGCTGGGTAATGGCAGAAGAGGAAAGCGGGTTTCATATCGTCGGCGGACTACTACAGATAGGCACCTGGTGGATCTATGTGTTAGGACTGTTCTATACCATTATCCGTAAAAAAGTACCCTACATACCAACCCCCAAAGATGATAAAGAAGGTACCAGCTGGAAATTGTTTATTCCTAACGGTATTGTTCTGCTGGTTTCAATCACGGCCATCATATACGGATTGTGGCTGGACTGGAATCCTTATTCATGGGTGATGGCAGGCATTGCATTTATCAACTGCCTGATCATGCTGTTTAATATCCTGGCAGGTATCTGGAAAGGTCGTATGAGTAATGTCGCGCCGCAAACAACCATGGAGGTTATATATCATCATTACTATGCAGTTAAAGTAAGACTCTGGAAGTTCAGACACGGTGTGTATGTCATGATGCGTAAGTCTGCCATGTCGCTTACATTAATCGTTTGTGGTTTCACCTCCTGGTTTATTTATGAGGATAATAAACCTCCTCCTGCTTATCAGTCAGCACACGCATACAAAGAAGACGTCTTCTATACAGGGATATTCAGTCCGGCAGATTCCAGCGGCATGACGGCCATGGAGCATGTAATGCATTACGTTGCCGTGAAAGGAACCCCGTTTAATATCATCTCCTGTTACATCCCCTGGGGAGATATGCCTGCCTGTCTGCCAGATGATTCACTTATGAATGAGATTTATTCCTTTCATGCTGTTCCGATGATCACCTGGGAACCCTGGGCCGCTCTTTTTAAAGATCAGTTTAAAGACGACGAACTGCGTAATGAGCTGAAGATAATGACACATATCAGCAACGGCAATTTTGATGGCTACCTGCAACAGTTCACACAACGTATCATTGCCTTGCGCCGGCCTGTATTCATCCGCTTTGCACATGAGCCGGACAATCCTGCTTATCCATGGTCAACAAAAGGACATAACAAAGCCGCAGAGTATATTGCCGCATGGAGATATGTGCATGACTTCTTCCAGCGGGCAGGGGCCAGAAATGTGGTATGGGTATGGAACCCATGGAAAGCAACGGCAGCAAACAGGTATTTCCCCGGCAGAGAATATGTTGACTGGCTGGCTGTTACGATGCTTAATTACGGCAGACTAAATCCCGACGGACAATGGTACAACTTCAGTCAGTTGTACCAGCCATTTCATACACAGGCACTTTTCCGCTCAGGATTGCCGGTGATGATCGCAGAAACAGGTTCTCTGGCCAGAGAGCCCGGACAAAGCGGCTGGTTACAGGACGCATTTGCGGATATTACAGATCATTTTCCGGAGGTAAAAGCCACTATTCTTTTCAACAGCAGTTTCGATAAAAACACTGTCGGCAATACCCATGTAGACATGCTGAACTGGGAACTGCTGGAACCTTCTGCACCATTGTCACTGCTCAATGATCTGCAGAAAAACAGTGCTGCTCCGATAAACAGACCGGTTATGCTGCCTGCCGTTAATGTGGTGAAGCATAGACAAAACACCCTGTTGAGCGATACCATCAGAGGTGTTATCTATTCAAAGGGAATCCCCTGGTTCAGGAACCATCATACGCTGACGCGAAAGGAAGTGATGACAGATCTCCAATCCATGCAACGTATCGGTATCAATACGATCAGACGCTATGGTCCAGGTGTATATGATCACAATATTTTTTCCGTTGCTGCGGATCTGGGTATGCAGATACAATACGGTTTCTGGCTACCGGAACCCACCATTGAGCAGGGGCTTGAAGAATGGCCGGAAGCCTATATCCGTTCAGTAGTGAATACCGTCCGCAAAAACAAAGACAACAACAATATCATCGGCTGGCACCTGGGGAATAATTACTGGGAAGCACTGGACGATAGCTACATTGCGCCTTCATTGCTCTATCACCAGGACCAGTATATCCATTGGTTGCGCAAGCTGGTACGGCAGATAAAAGCAGTCGATCCCGGCAGACCAGTTACACTCGATGTACCTGAGGGACACCGCTTCTCGCTCACCGTACAAACGATCGCGGACGCCATTCCGGAACTCTCTGCAATAGGACTTGTATCTCCCAAAGATCCTGGCGGTGGCAGTATTACCGTTACAGATATACCGTACTTCTTCAGCGGTATCAATGCGGACAACTATATATCCTCCAACAGAAAAGGACCGGTTTTTATTGATGCCTGGCAGGATGCGCAAACAAGAGACGCGATCACATTCAATGGGCTGACGGACCTGTATGGCCACTACAAACCCGATGCGGTACGTCTTGCGCAATACTGGCATGGCAGCGTTGATGCACCTGCATTACCTGCGATAAAAATACTGAAACCGGCAAAGGTGACTGATCCCGGGGCTGTACTGACTTACAGTGCACTGATATCGGAAAAAGGACAATGGAACCTGGACGGCTACTTCGATCCCTCACTACATTTTGAGTGGTACCTCTACAAAACAGATGGATGGGAAAATGGTATTTATATGGAACATGCAGGCAGCGGCCCGGTGCTCCACCTGCATATCCCCGAATCGCCGGAACTATACCGGCTGTATCTTGTAGCGGGGAAAGGACAATATGTAACGACCGCCCTTTCCAATCTGAATACGCCACTGATAAAATAA